A stretch of DNA from Lycium ferocissimum isolate CSIRO_LF1 chromosome 4, AGI_CSIRO_Lferr_CH_V1, whole genome shotgun sequence:
CATTAAGCACTGCGTATCTGGCGTTGAATGCTTCCAGAAAATGGTGACTTGCACATAGTAGATTAATGTCATGCTAGAGCAAGAAACGCCCAGAAATGAACAATGTTTTCCTTTGTGGAACTCCATTCTATTGGAAAAGAAGAAGTCTATTTGGTTTTGAACTAAATGTATTTACATGGTCCTGAATCTCAAGCACAACATAAGTATAACAGGGCCATATGTCAGACGATCACGGAGAAGAACATACCTTTACTGGGATAAGGGGCAACCTTACAATCCCATCCTATTATTATAGGATCCGTCAGATGTATATCCATTCATCAGAATGATCAGGAGAAATTTCTTCAACAGATGTAATCCAGCTTGCATTATCAAGTAATAGAGATCCACCACTTGCTTTGTCACATGCTACTTCAGAGTTGCAAGAGAACCAGACGTCAGAGTTGAGTGCCTGTTCAACTGATTGAGGAGCAATATCTCTTGGGTTTGAACCATACAAGCTGTTTTTGATCTCCTCTTGTGTTAGACCAATTGCATCTTCTCTATGAGGCAGTCTTAGAGCATGATAAGTAGATAAACCCCTCTGCAACGGGGAACTGGTTGCTGAAAAGAACTTCCAGCCGAAAGTATCCAAGGCCATTGGCAAGAAGGCATCAGAATCACAATGATTCTTCTCATGATGACTTAGATAGGGGACGATTTCATTGCCAATTTCAAATTGATTCTCAGGATTACGACCTTCCAGAGGATCTTGCTCTGAGTTACATAGCAAGGGTAGATCAAACTGGTCCATTCTTGCAACTTCATATTCCTCATGTTCAAGAATCGTTCCAAAATCCATGGAGCAGACATCAGTTGGGAAGAGTTTCTGCTGAAATTTTGTTGAACAAAAATATGGCAGCGCATCAGAATATCCAGAGTTCGCAAATAAAGAGGATGAACACAATGCCAGCGCATCAAGCGTCTTTTCTGTACTCTGCTGGTAATCAATGTGCCGTGAGGTGGCTATTGGTGAACACAATTTATTCCCTCCGATTGTAGTAATAGCTAATACAGGATCATTTTTCTCCTCATTGAAATCCCAATCTAAGAACAAGTTTTGTGCTCCTCTACTTAcaggtatatttgcactatgAAGTCTATCCGGTAGGAAATGATCAGCAAGCCCATGCCGGTCAAAGGATAATGAAGGCAATGAATCACTCTGATCCCACAAACTTATAGTTATTTTGTTATTTGAAATTTGACTATTATCTAAAACTTTGTAGTGCAAACCAGTTTCCAAGTCATAGTCAATGAGATTAACGGCAGAAGTGAAGTTATCCAACTCTAGGGGAACTCTCTTCTTTGGCCTACCAAAGAAATTACTGGGACAGCAATCTCTCTGGCTCATCTTATATTCTGGTACTGTAACATCTTCTATGTGCCTTGAATGAGGTCGTGTCTTTGCATGATCTGGCTTAGCATATGCAAGTGAGCTAGCACTTGCATTTTTCCCTTTCCTGAACTGTGAATCCCAGAGATCCTGAAATTTCAAGTATCAGaagtcaagaaaaagaaaagaatttaaaCTTATATAGTTCCTGAAAAAGATAGAGATCATACTTCATCCTCCTTCCTTCCATGGAACAGCCGGCTGAGAAGTGCAGAAACCAAATCAAACCTGGAAACCTATGTCAACTTGAGATGGAACTAGTTTATCAAGACACAAAAGCAACTGAAAACATTAACCTGGTTGACCTTTCAGAATTGAGTTTCTCGACGTCAAGAAACAGTTTATTTGCCCGCTCACATAGTTTCTGCCTCTTTGCAGCAAAAATCCCATTACCAGAGTTTTGGCTCCCTATGAATGATAAGGAAGAAATAAATGTCTCTGAACAAATGTATATGTCTAAGTCTAATCATATGCACTGTTAACTGCTAAAAATGAAGCACCTTAACCAGTTGGCTGAGTTAATTGCTAACACAACAAAAGAACACAGACAAAACAAGATACAGATATGATTTGCCACCTTATAAAAACAATGGAACACATATTCAAACAGACAAGGTTCTCATTCTTGTTTCATCATGGCTAAGAAAGCCTCCTCTTGGGGTCTTTCTAGTGTCCAAAGCTATGGCCATAAGAGTGATAATATAAGGAATCACTTGGGAGATTGACCTTAATCTAGCTCAAACGACTTAAAAGATTATGTTGAAAGTTTTATTGGACATTAGCTTTCAGAGTTTTCTCCAAGCACAGGCGCCAACCCCTTCCTGGACTcctaaaagaaaaatgaaacaaaattgGGAAGAAAGCCTGTAATGCTGATACAATGTACAAGTTGCGATGCTTCTGCATCCACTATTATAGAGAATGTACAGCATTGATATTTACCTCTGTTTCAAACACTAAAATAACTTCATGATAAGGAGCATTCAGAGTTGCAACACTAAGATTAAGGAAGGTCTCAATGTGAAGGATCCAGTAACATCATTCACTAGTGCTTTGTCTTCCTTATTTTCTTGGATAAATATAAATGCTAACTAATGAAGCAGCCATTCTAGTTCTTCCCATATCCATCTCACAAGTTGATATTTATCCATGGAAAGGGAGAGGTGATGGATGATAGAGTAATTATGCATTCAGTATCCTAAGTGAAGAATCATTGTTTAAGAGAGTATTGAATGCCTGATTGAAAATAACCTAAATTATTTGATGGACCTGCAAGGGGTGACAGCCTCAAATTTGAATCTACAGGAGTCACTGCAGTAGGGAGTGAAAAAGACTTAAGTTTTGCCTCCTTAGATATGCCTGCATTTCGGTGTACCATGATGAtcatcaaaattaataattgaccAAACAGAGTCAAGAtgctatattacttgtacgtaGTATAATCTGCTTCCTACCTATGACACCATCAACAGGTGAAAAGGACTGGCATTCATTAGTCTGATATTCTTTTTCTACTTGAATTGGGATTTTAAGGTCCTTATCCGGGCACTGCGGCACGTTGTATGTTCTCGGTCTGTCTGCATATTCGGCATAATTAGTTAAATCTTTCAAATAAAGGTGGtttctaaataaaataaacgCAAACTGAATTTGCTTAAAGCTTTTGAGGAACCAGAAAGTTTGCTAGTTAGAAATCAAAATGCAACCCACCTGAGATGCAATTACTAGGTTGAGTGATCTTTGATAGATTACTCCCTCTGTGGAGAAGATCTGAATTACTATGGCCAATATCCTTTTTCAACTTCTTGAAGAAAGCATACTCTGAAGTTTTGGGCATATCGGCTGCCCTAACAATACTATCAGTTCTTAAATAATTTAGAGGGATATAGATGAGACAGTTAACATTTTCTGAAATCATAAAATGATTGGGACATAGGTAATTAAAAAGAGGAGTgctcaaaaagaagaaaaatcttaCATCTGGGGTTGCAAGCTGTCTGATATTTTTTGGATAATGCAACTCTTCCAACATTTGGAAGAGGATCTGCTTTGTTATCTGGGGACCTGGCCTTTTTGGCGTTGCTCAAATCTAACAATAAAAAATGCTACaaactttattttataacagGGGGACAAAGGGTGGCACTGGTCTACTTTAAAGCACAAAATTTTAACACGACAATAAATGAGATAGAGGAAAAAGTggccaaacaaatcaaatcaaaatgcaaGAAATATGAAGCCAAAAAATAtcttatataaacataatgaacTAATGACAAATCCACTGTAAGTCCAGATCTCTCCATTTAATCCAAAAGCAAAACTCATATGAAGTAGGGTGTCACTGTGTCAGTATCTGATACTTGCCAGGATCTCAAATAATTCAGGTTCATACCATCTTTACGGCTAGTAAAATGCCGTTGCCATGAAACACACAAACATAAAAAAATGGCAAACAAGAGACTTCATGAATAAGGGGGAGGTTTTAAATCTAGCCCCTCGTTTGCTTACATTAGGACTTTGACCATTTGATAACTAAGCAGAGAAATATTGCTGTAATCACCTCCAAATTCATTTTATTCAATATTCATCTGGTTTGGCAGTGGAAATAAACTATTTTGTTTTTAGAGCTTATGAATGAAATGAGCTTCAAGGCACATTTTTAATGCTATAAGAAGTAAGATACCAAAGCTTAAATGCTACAATGTTGCTATTGCTGTTGTAATAGATAAGATACCAAAACaaacaaatgaaagaaaaagaaaatgaaacaacTAGGTGAAGTTATGCAATATGACATACACATGCCAATACACCATTGTTTAACAACAGCTATGACCAATtaatccaaaagaaaaacacaTGATCCTGAAAAAGGGGATAATGGGTGCTGATATAAGCCAAGGAACTCAAATCGTTCATGTTCATAGCATCATGATGGGTTCCGCTTAACATATCGCTGCTGATAAGAAGCCTATCAATTATGAAAATGCAAGCGAAAGACTGCACAAATAAGGGAAAAGGTAGAATCTAAGACCTCCTTCGTTCATGGTTGGACTACGATCTTTTGAGCTAGCCTTGAGTTAAACAGGTAAAATTGAAAACTTCAATCTGACTCGTCCAAAGTCATTATGTTCAATATGTGTAAGCTAATTTGTGATTGCAAATCTCCCAGAAGTGACTAAATCCACAAAGCCCACCTCGCACTAGTCAACAACTTTTAGGAACTTTTACACATAATAAAGTTGGCCTAAGACAACTTAacttattactccctctgtcccaatttacgTGATGCTTTTCGCTTCCCCAGATTCAAAGTGCATGAACTTTaaccaatattttaagatgtatcTTTTcgccaaattgatatgagaaaagttgtaaTAAATAGTACTgatcatgtagttttcaaatatataaattttaatcttaaataattgagttaatctaatccaatttaacttcaaagtttagtcaaattgactcacGAAAAGATAAAAGTATCACAAATATTGGGACGGGGAGTATTACTGTTGCAATTTATGCACAGAGACTTCAGGATTTCAAGTCGATGAATGCAGAATGCCAGAAGACTAGTCACTTTTTTTGTGACAATAAGTTCAGACTTAGTATAAGTATatatttaagtatatatatataacattcgAATCAAGGCAACAAATGTATTGCATACGCATTCCATTTTACAATCAATGTCAAATTGTAAACAAGTAGCTGAAAAAATTATCTAGGAGCCAACACAAATATAAATTTCGatgataatttaaaaaaaaaaaaaaactgtgaaTTTTAAGTGATTATCGGCTGGAAATGAAATTAAGTTCGAAAGTAATCGTCAATACCGAATCGATCATCATTTAGGACCTGAGGTTGAGTGAAAGCTCCAATTGAAGAGGTTAGGGTTTTTGGTAGACGTTTATTAGCAGATTTGAATCTTCGCTTCATTACGTTATGGTGATTGTTGACTTGAAAGTTTAATTTTGTGAAACCTAAATGCAGTGATTGATCAAGCTTTTCAAATTTGAACCCCTTTGATTTATGTATTTTAGGCGCCAAAGCGGTTTTCTGGAGGTGGTCTttaaaatttttcaaatttgaaccCCTTTCAATTATGAAGAAGAGGGGAAGGTATTTTAGGCGCCAAAGCGGTTCAATTTGCGCGGTTGGGCTTGTGGATTGGACTTGATTCTCCAAGAGtctaaccattttttttttttttagttatggATCCACTttattgtccttcatttggggtggtctttaattttactCCTTCaaactttcttcatcttttttaaGTTTTACGCTCTTCCATGTAAGCACAATCACGTCGTGAAATATATTTTGTGAgttgaaacaccataaattttcGTTGACTCTTTCGGGATTacctaataattgcaagaaaGTTCGAATCAAGCTTTTTCCAAAGCGGAAAAGAAGTATACGCACTTGCTCCAGATTCTCCAAGAACcaataatttgtctaaccatccAAATGCGACCATGTTAAATGTCAAATCCTACTTTTTGACATAGTAGGCGtggatccactttatccataaacttTTATGCAGGACCGCATAACTACAAGGAATTATCCAAGATACTTACGCGTGGTCTCATTTTTGAGCATGCCGGTCCCGTATAAtcttggtaattccttaacaaaagtatgtcgggtccggcatagcaaaatttaaactcgccttgcgaatttttttttttttttaaaatcgcgCGGGTTCGAACCCCGAAACCATTTtgagggcaaattttaaagatttcaaatatgagggcaaaatttacAAACCACCCCATTCGGGGAGGACAATCGGTGGTCTTTAAAATTGCCGGAGCTTATTTATCTAATTCTCTATGAAAGGCAAAGTTATGCCTCAGGACAATCCGCAATTAGTGCTTTCTAAACTGAAAATATCACAATTCTGGAAGCGAAGTGCACAGATAAACGCCTTTAGGGGTGTCCATTTAAACTATAGCCGTTGTTTAAAGTTTTGCAATATTAGCCGCCTCAAAAATCAACTTCAGACATTCACGATCAAGTTGCAAAAGTTCCTGTAAAGTTTGGTAGTGAACTTTCTACATTCTTGCCTgaaattgttggattattgGCAAGGAAAAATTGGATGCCTAAACTTAATCGATTTTGCATAAAGTTATCCAATTTTTGGATGAAGTATGACTGAGCTTCAACCATTTTTAAATGATTACATGTGCGAAATATTGTCAATTTGAGATGAGTTATAGTGCTAGCTTCTAAATGCAAATTTGGGAGATAAAAATTATGGTTTTAACGTTGTTAATTCTTATCTCATGTTAGAAACTGTAATGAGCCCACGAATAGGAAAacgataaataaataaataaatagaggtcgcgcaaaaaatataaaaacatgGAAGTGAAGTGCACAGATAAAAGGTgtccatttttataaaaatatttcaaaatcaatCAGACATTTAGTTGCAAAAATTCTGTAAAGTTTGGTAGTGAACTTTCTACATTCTTGCCTgaaattgttggattattgGCAAGAAAATTGGATGCCTAAACTTAATCGATTTTCAGTTATAATAGTTGAACTTCAACAATATGATTTCAAAATGTCTTTATAGTGCTAACTTCTAAATGCAAATTTGAGAGATAAAAATTATGGTTTTAACATTGttaattttttcatttcatcATCTACTTTGAACGGTTTGAATATTCTATGCAACAGACCTTCCTTATGAAGTTCAAAACAAATTTAAATGGGTGTTTTGCTAACCTGCCATAAGTGAGAATATTATTTGGACAATTTGAATGGGTGTATTGTGTAttcaatttggaaaaagttcCAGGAGACCAATAGCAATTTGTATTCAATTTGGAGAAAGTTAAATAGTCGCTTACTAGTTCGAATATTCATGACTATTTGGTCGCTGCTATCCAATTGTGTTTTACATGATTGcctaaaagaataaaatatcctatttaaaaaataaaaataaaaaaacaatgcGTGGAAAATAAATAGTAGTCGTAAAGACAAAAGAGAAGTGACGACATTATCCAAAAGAATGGGATATGGTAACTATGTGGCAGATTCCTAGTGGATGGAGCAATAGCAGCACGCCACAAGTTCACTCGTCGTCCAGGAAAAAGATATCCTCATTAACTCAAAACCTCCCAATCTACTCTGATTTTGTCTGTCATTATTTTCTCTTCATCAACATACCCAAATTTCTCGTAAATCGTTAGTAAGACAATCAAGTAGACCTTATGGCAAGTTGCAATATGGCTTGTGCTGCATCAAGTTTTTTGGTGGCAACTCCAAATGTTGCCTCTAACAACACTAACACTACTTCTCGTACCACTATGTTATTTTTCTCCTCCAGCGG
This window harbors:
- the LOC132053029 gene encoding uncharacterized protein LOC132053029 isoform X10 — its product is MKRRFKSANKRLPKTLTSSIGAFTQPQVLNDDRFDLSNAKKARSPDNKADPLPNVGRVALSKKYQTACNPRSDMPKTSEYAFFKKLKKDIGHSNSDLLHRGSNLSKITQPSNCISDRPRTYNVPQCPDKDLKIPIQVEKEYQTNECQSFSPVDGVIGSQNSGNGIFAAKRQKLCERANKLFLDVEKLNSERSTRFDLVSALLSRLFHGRKEDEDLWDSQFRKGKNASASSLAYAKPDHAKTRPHSRHIEDVTVPEYKMSQRDCCPSNFFGRPKKRVPLELDNFTSAVNLIDYDLETGLHYKVLDNSQISNNKITISLWDQSDSLPSLSFDRHGLADHFLPDRLHSANIPVSRGAQNLFLDWDFNEEKNDPVLAITTIGGNKLCSPIATSRHIDYQQSTEKTLDALALCSSSLFANSGYSDALPYFCSTKFQQKLFPTDVCSMDFGTILEHEEYEVARMDQFDLPLLCNSEQDPLEGRNPENQFEIGNEIVPYLSHHEKNHCDSDAFLPMALDTFGWKFFSATSSPLQRGLSTYHALRLPHREDAIGLTQEEIKNSLYGSNPRDIAPQSVEQALNSDVWFSCNSEVACDKASGGSLLLDNASWITSVEEISPDHSDEWIYI
- the LOC132053029 gene encoding uncharacterized protein LOC132053029 isoform X11, with protein sequence MKRRFKSANKRLPKTLTSSIGAFTQPQVLNDDRFDLSNAKKARSPDNKADPLPNVGRVALSKKYQTACNPRSDMPKTSEYAFFKKLKKDIGHSNSDLLHRGSNLSKITQPSNCISDRPRTYNVPQCPDKDLKIPIQVEKEYQTNECQSFSPVDGVIGSQNSGNGIFAAKRQKLCERANKLFLDVEKLNSERFDLVSALLSRLFHGRKEDEDLWDSQFRKGKNASASSLAYAKPDHAKTRPHSRHIEDVTVPEYKMSQRDCCPSNFFGRPKKRVPLELDNFTSAVNLIDYDLETGLHYKVLDNSQISNNKITISLWDQSDSLPSLSFDRHGLADHFLPDRLHSANIPVSRGAQNLFLDWDFNEEKNDPVLAITTIGGNKLCSPIATSRHIDYQQSTEKTLDALALCSSSLFANSGYSDALPYFCSTKFQQKLFPTDVCSMDFGTILEHEEYEVARMDQFDLPLLCNSEQDPLEGRNPENQFEIGNEIVPYLSHHEKNHCDSDAFLPMALDTFGWKFFSATSSPLQRGLSTYHALRLPHREDAIGLTQEEIKNSLYGSNPRDIAPQSVEQALNSDVWFSCNSEVACDKASGGSLLLDNASWITSVEEISPDHSDEWIYI
- the LOC132053029 gene encoding uncharacterized protein LOC132053029 isoform X8, translated to MKRRFKSANKRLPKTLTSSIGAFTQPQVLNDDRFDLSNAKKARSPDNKADPLPNVGRVALSKKYQTACNPRSDMPKTSEYAFFKKLKKDIGHSNSDLLHRGSNLSKITQPSNCISDRPRTYNVPQCPDKDLKIPIQVEKEYQTNECQSFSPVDGVIGISKEAKLKSFSLPTAVTPVDSNLRLSPLAGSQNSGNGIFAAKRQKLCERANKLFLDVEKLNSESRLFHGRKEDEDLWDSQFRKGKNASASSLAYAKPDHAKTRPHSRHIEDVTVPEYKMSQRDCCPSNFFGRPKKRVPLELDNFTSAVNLIDYDLETGLHYKVLDNSQISNNKITISLWDQSDSLPSLSFDRHGLADHFLPDRLHSANIPVSRGAQNLFLDWDFNEEKNDPVLAITTIGGNKLCSPIATSRHIDYQQSTEKTLDALALCSSSLFANSGYSDALPYFCSTKFQQKLFPTDVCSMDFGTILEHEEYEVARMDQFDLPLLCNSEQDPLEGRNPENQFEIGNEIVPYLSHHEKNHCDSDAFLPMALDTFGWKFFSATSSPLQRGLSTYHALRLPHREDAIGLTQEEIKNSLYGSNPRDIAPQSVEQALNSDVWFSCNSEVACDKASGGSLLLDNASWITSVEEISPDHSDEWIYI
- the LOC132053029 gene encoding uncharacterized protein LOC132053029 isoform X4, producing MKRRFKSANKRLPKTLTSSIGAFTQPQVLNDDRFDLSNAKKARSPDNKADPLPNVGRVALSKKYQTACNPRSDMPKTSEYAFFKKLKKDIGHSNSDLLHRGSNLSKITQPSNCISDRPRTYNVPQCPDKDLKIPIQVEKEYQTNECQSFSPVDGVIGISKEAKLKSFSLPTAVTPVDSNLRLSPLAGSQNSGNGIFAAKRQKLCERANKLFLDVEKLNSERFDLVSALLSRLFHGRKEDEDLWDSQFRKGKNASASSLAYAKPDHAKTRPHSRHIEDVTVPEYKMSQRDCCPSNFFGRPKKRVPLELDNFTSAVNLIDYDLETGLHYKVLDNSQISNNKITISLWDQSDSLPSLSFDRHGLADHFLPDRLHSANIPVSRGAQNLFLDWDFNEEKNDPVLAITTIGGNKLCSPIATSRHIDYQQSTEKTLDALALCSSSLFANSGYSDALPYFCSTKFQQKLFPTDVCSMDFGTILEHEEYEVARMDQFDLPLLCNSEQDPLEGRNPENQFEIGNEIVPYLSHHEKNHCDSDAFLPMALDTFGWKFFSATSSPLQRGLSTYHALRLPHREDAIGLTQEEIKNSLYGSNPRDIAPQSVEQALNSDVWFSCNSEVACDKASGGSLLLDNASWITSVEEISPDHSDEWIYI
- the LOC132053029 gene encoding uncharacterized protein LOC132053029 isoform X7, whose product is MKRRFKSANKRLPKTLTSSIGAFTQPQVLNDDRFDLSNAKKARSPDNKADPLPNVGRVALSKKYQTACNPRSDMPKTSEYAFFKKLKKDIGHSNSDLLHRGSNLSKITQPSNCISDRPRTYNVPQCPDKDLKIPIQVEKEYQTNECQSFSPVDGVIGISKEAKLKSFSLPTAVTPVDSNLRLSPLAGSQNSGNGIFAAKRQKLCERANKLFLDVEKLNSERSTSRLFHGRKEDEDLWDSQFRKGKNASASSLAYAKPDHAKTRPHSRHIEDVTVPEYKMSQRDCCPSNFFGRPKKRVPLELDNFTSAVNLIDYDLETGLHYKVLDNSQISNNKITISLWDQSDSLPSLSFDRHGLADHFLPDRLHSANIPVSRGAQNLFLDWDFNEEKNDPVLAITTIGGNKLCSPIATSRHIDYQQSTEKTLDALALCSSSLFANSGYSDALPYFCSTKFQQKLFPTDVCSMDFGTILEHEEYEVARMDQFDLPLLCNSEQDPLEGRNPENQFEIGNEIVPYLSHHEKNHCDSDAFLPMALDTFGWKFFSATSSPLQRGLSTYHALRLPHREDAIGLTQEEIKNSLYGSNPRDIAPQSVEQALNSDVWFSCNSEVACDKASGGSLLLDNASWITSVEEISPDHSDEWIYI
- the LOC132053029 gene encoding uncharacterized protein LOC132053029 isoform X3, giving the protein MKRRFKSANKRLPKTLTSSIGAFTQPQVLNDDRFDLSNAKKARSPDNKADPLPNVGRVALSKKYQTACNPRSDMPKTSEYAFFKKLKKDIGHSNSDLLHRGSNLSKITQPSNCISDRPRTYNVPQCPDKDLKIPIQVEKEYQTNECQSFSPVDGVIGISKEAKLKSFSLPTAVTPVDSNLRLSPLAGSQNSGNGIFAAKRQKLCERANKLFLDVEKLNSERSTRFDLVSALLSRLFHGRKEDEDLWDSQFRKGKNASASSLAYAKPDHAKTRPHSRHIEDVTVPEYKMSQRDCCPSNFFGRPKKRVPLELDNFTSAVNLIDYDLETGLHYKVLDNSQISNNKITISLWDQSDSLPSLSFDRHGLADHFLPDRLHSANIPVSRGAQNLFLDWDFNEEKNDPVLAITTIGGNKLCSPIATSRHIDYQQSTEKTLDALALCSSSLFANSGYSDALPYFCSTKFQQKLFPTDVCSMDFGTILEHEEYEVARMDQFDLPLLCNSEQDPLEGRNPENQFEIGNEIVPYLSHHEKNHCDSDAFLPMALDTFGWKFFSATSSPLQRGLSTYHALRLPHREDAIGLTQEEIKNSLYGSNPRDIAPQSVEQALNSDVWFSCNSEVACDKASGGSLLLDNASWITSVEEISPDHSDEWIYI
- the LOC132053029 gene encoding uncharacterized protein LOC132053029 isoform X6, with translation MKRRFKSANKRLPKTLTSSIGAFTQPQVLNDDRFDLSNAKKARSPDNKADPLPNVGRVALSKKYQTACNPRSDMPKTSEYAFFKKLKKDIGHSNSDLLHRGSNLSKITQPSNCISDRPRTYNVPQCPDKDLKIPIQVEKEYQTNECQSFSPVDGVIGISKEAKLKSFSLPTAVTPVDSNLRLSPLAGPSNNLGSQNSGNGIFAAKRQKLCERANKLFLDVEKLNSESRLFHGRKEDEDLWDSQFRKGKNASASSLAYAKPDHAKTRPHSRHIEDVTVPEYKMSQRDCCPSNFFGRPKKRVPLELDNFTSAVNLIDYDLETGLHYKVLDNSQISNNKITISLWDQSDSLPSLSFDRHGLADHFLPDRLHSANIPVSRGAQNLFLDWDFNEEKNDPVLAITTIGGNKLCSPIATSRHIDYQQSTEKTLDALALCSSSLFANSGYSDALPYFCSTKFQQKLFPTDVCSMDFGTILEHEEYEVARMDQFDLPLLCNSEQDPLEGRNPENQFEIGNEIVPYLSHHEKNHCDSDAFLPMALDTFGWKFFSATSSPLQRGLSTYHALRLPHREDAIGLTQEEIKNSLYGSNPRDIAPQSVEQALNSDVWFSCNSEVACDKASGGSLLLDNASWITSVEEISPDHSDEWIYI
- the LOC132053029 gene encoding uncharacterized protein LOC132053029 isoform X9, which encodes MMIDSHFLLLDLSNAKKARSPDNKADPLPNVGRVALSKKYQTACNPRSDMPKTSEYAFFKKLKKDIGHSNSDLLHRGSNLSKITQPSNCISDRPRTYNVPQCPDKDLKIPIQVEKEYQTNECQSFSPVDGVIGISKEAKLKSFSLPTAVTPVDSNLRLSPLAGPSNNLGSQNSGNGIFAAKRQKLCERANKLFLDVEKLNSERSTRFDLVSALLSRLFHGRKEDEDLWDSQFRKGKNASASSLAYAKPDHAKTRPHSRHIEDVTVPEYKMSQRDCCPSNFFGRPKKRVPLELDNFTSAVNLIDYDLETGLHYKVLDNSQISNNKITISLWDQSDSLPSLSFDRHGLADHFLPDRLHSANIPVSRGAQNLFLDWDFNEEKNDPVLAITTIGGNKLCSPIATSRHIDYQQSTEKTLDALALCSSSLFANSGYSDALPYFCSTKFQQKLFPTDVCSMDFGTILEHEEYEVARMDQFDLPLLCNSEQDPLEGRNPENQFEIGNEIVPYLSHHEKNHCDSDAFLPMALDTFGWKFFSATSSPLQRGLSTYHALRLPHREDAIGLTQEEIKNSLYGSNPRDIAPQSVEQALNSDVWFSCNSEVACDKASGGSLLLDNASWITSVEEISPDHSDEWIYI
- the LOC132053029 gene encoding uncharacterized protein LOC132053029 isoform X5, producing MKRRFKSANKRLPKTLTSSIGAFTQPQVLNDDRFDLSNAKKARSPDNKADPLPNVGRVALSKKYQTACNPRSDMPKTSEYAFFKKLKKDIGHSNSDLLHRGSNLSKITQPSNCISDRPRTYNVPQCPDKDLKIPIQVEKEYQTNECQSFSPVDGVIGISKEAKLKSFSLPTAVTPVDSNLRLSPLAGPSNNLGSQNSGNGIFAAKRQKLCERANKLFLDVEKLNSERSTSRLFHGRKEDEDLWDSQFRKGKNASASSLAYAKPDHAKTRPHSRHIEDVTVPEYKMSQRDCCPSNFFGRPKKRVPLELDNFTSAVNLIDYDLETGLHYKVLDNSQISNNKITISLWDQSDSLPSLSFDRHGLADHFLPDRLHSANIPVSRGAQNLFLDWDFNEEKNDPVLAITTIGGNKLCSPIATSRHIDYQQSTEKTLDALALCSSSLFANSGYSDALPYFCSTKFQQKLFPTDVCSMDFGTILEHEEYEVARMDQFDLPLLCNSEQDPLEGRNPENQFEIGNEIVPYLSHHEKNHCDSDAFLPMALDTFGWKFFSATSSPLQRGLSTYHALRLPHREDAIGLTQEEIKNSLYGSNPRDIAPQSVEQALNSDVWFSCNSEVACDKASGGSLLLDNASWITSVEEISPDHSDEWIYI
- the LOC132053029 gene encoding uncharacterized protein LOC132053029 isoform X1; translation: MKRRFKSANKRLPKTLTSSIGAFTQPQVLNDDRFDLSNAKKARSPDNKADPLPNVGRVALSKKYQTACNPRSDMPKTSEYAFFKKLKKDIGHSNSDLLHRGSNLSKITQPSNCISDRPRTYNVPQCPDKDLKIPIQVEKEYQTNECQSFSPVDGVIGISKEAKLKSFSLPTAVTPVDSNLRLSPLAGPSNNLGSQNSGNGIFAAKRQKLCERANKLFLDVEKLNSERSTRFDLVSALLSRLFHGRKEDEDLWDSQFRKGKNASASSLAYAKPDHAKTRPHSRHIEDVTVPEYKMSQRDCCPSNFFGRPKKRVPLELDNFTSAVNLIDYDLETGLHYKVLDNSQISNNKITISLWDQSDSLPSLSFDRHGLADHFLPDRLHSANIPVSRGAQNLFLDWDFNEEKNDPVLAITTIGGNKLCSPIATSRHIDYQQSTEKTLDALALCSSSLFANSGYSDALPYFCSTKFQQKLFPTDVCSMDFGTILEHEEYEVARMDQFDLPLLCNSEQDPLEGRNPENQFEIGNEIVPYLSHHEKNHCDSDAFLPMALDTFGWKFFSATSSPLQRGLSTYHALRLPHREDAIGLTQEEIKNSLYGSNPRDIAPQSVEQALNSDVWFSCNSEVACDKASGGSLLLDNASWITSVEEISPDHSDEWIYI